A single Coriobacteriia bacterium DNA region contains:
- the dcd gene encoding dCTP deaminase: MVLSDRSIKLEMAAGRIHVDPCDPDDIQPSSVDLHLGRDFQVFRNSRYPYIDPAREMPGLTESVTASPEEPFVLHPSEFALGTTLERIALPDDIVGRLEGKSSLGRLGLLIHSTAGYVDPGWDGRLTLELSNVANLPILLVPGMKIGQISFSKMTTEVDRPYGHPGLGSKYLGQSVATPSKMYLNKRP, encoded by the coding sequence GTGGTTCTTTCTGACCGGAGCATCAAGCTCGAGATGGCTGCGGGCAGGATTCACGTCGACCCGTGCGACCCGGACGACATCCAGCCGTCGAGCGTTGATCTGCACCTCGGACGTGATTTCCAGGTGTTCCGAAACTCACGCTACCCGTACATCGACCCCGCCAGAGAGATGCCGGGCCTGACGGAGTCGGTGACAGCGTCGCCGGAGGAGCCGTTCGTGCTGCATCCGAGCGAGTTCGCGTTGGGCACGACGCTCGAGCGCATCGCGCTGCCCGACGACATCGTTGGGAGACTCGAGGGAAAGAGCTCGCTTGGGCGACTCGGGCTGCTCATTCACTCCACGGCCGGGTACGTGGATCCAGGCTGGGACGGGCGGCTCACGCTCGAGCTCTCGAACGTCGCCAATCTACCCATCCTGCTCGTCCCGGGGATGAAAATCGGGCAGATATCCTTCTCGAAGATGACCACCGAGGTCGATCGCCCCTATGGTCATCCGGGATTGGGCAGCAAGTACCTTGGCCAGAGTGTCGCTACGCCGAGCAAGATGTACCTCAACAAGCGTCCCTAG
- a CDS encoding AzlD domain-containing protein: MNAEVDQTTILAVIAGMAALNFFVRFLPVAILSRFELPSPVLRWLSYVPISVMGALVATEVLSPRGEWIPLASNAGLPAAILTAFVFRRTRSFLGATLAGIVCYVLLDGVM, encoded by the coding sequence GTGAACGCTGAGGTAGACCAAACCACCATCCTTGCGGTCATCGCGGGTATGGCCGCGCTCAACTTCTTCGTACGCTTTCTTCCTGTGGCCATCCTGTCCCGTTTCGAGCTTCCCTCGCCGGTCCTGCGCTGGCTGTCCTACGTACCGATCTCGGTGATGGGCGCGCTCGTCGCCACTGAGGTGCTCTCTCCCCGAGGAGAATGGATCCCCCTTGCGTCGAACGCCGGCCTTCCCGCTGCGATCCTCACGGCGTTCGTGTTCCGTCGCACCCGAAGCTTCCTTGGTGCCACGCTCGCCGGAATCGTGTGCTACGTTCTGCTCGATGGCGTGATGTGA
- a CDS encoding LemA family protein, with amino-acid sequence MGAGLLGSVCCGGLGVLVVAVGLALVAMYNRFVVLRNRVDNAWAQIDVQLKRRYDLIPNLVETVKGYAAHESKTLEAVVQARNIAMGAQSVADHGQAENMLTGALKSLFAVAEAYPDLKANQSFLDLQEKLSDAENKIAYARQFYNDTVMSFNTSIQSFPANLLAGMFGFAAREYFEAEPAADAVPQVKF; translated from the coding sequence ATGGGCGCGGGCTTGTTGGGCTCGGTGTGCTGCGGTGGCCTCGGCGTTCTTGTCGTGGCAGTGGGACTCGCGCTCGTCGCGATGTACAACCGCTTCGTGGTCTTGCGCAATCGCGTCGACAACGCGTGGGCTCAGATCGACGTGCAGCTCAAGCGACGCTACGACCTGATTCCCAATCTCGTTGAGACGGTCAAGGGCTACGCGGCTCACGAGAGCAAGACACTCGAGGCGGTCGTTCAGGCACGCAACATCGCCATGGGCGCCCAGAGTGTCGCCGATCATGGCCAGGCCGAGAACATGCTCACCGGCGCGCTGAAGAGCCTGTTCGCGGTCGCTGAGGCGTACCCCGACCTCAAGGCCAATCAGAGCTTCCTCGATCTTCAGGAGAAGCTCTCGGACGCCGAGAATAAGATCGCCTACGCGCGGCAGTTCTACAACGACACGGTGATGAGCTTCAACACGTCCATCCAGTCGTTCCCGGCCAACCTGCTGGCGGGGATGTTCGGGTTCGCCGCGCGCGAGTACTTCGAGGCCGAGCCGGCCGCCGACGCCGTTCCGCAGGTGAAGTTCTGA
- a CDS encoding vitamin B12-dependent ribonucleotide reductase, whose product MSEPVEVTGYSRAIDEILSPNSLKVLQKRYLSKNDDGEPLESPSDLFARVAENIASAELVWGASDAEVAEVAREFYDLMTSLEFLPNSPTLMNAGRDLQQLSACFVLPVEDSMESIFGAVRDTALIHKSGGGTGFSFSRLRPAGDSVKSTQGVSSGPVSFMRVFNQATEAVKQGGTRRGANMGVLRIDHPDILSFISCKADGDFANFNISVALTEEFMGAVEAGASYSLYNPRSREVAGELSAPEVWDLIIEMAWATGDPGIIFIDRINRDNPTPLLGEIESTNPCGEQPLLPYEACNLGSVNLGKMIRHTENGADVDWDHLGDVVHRAVRFLDDVIEVNNYPLPRIDELARGNRKIGLGVMGWADMLIKLGLAYDSEEGVALGQKVMGFIDAEATSASRKLADQRGSFPNFKGSIYDTPEGGPMRNATVTTIAPTGTLSIIANCSSGVEPLFAVSYIRTVMDNDRLVEVNPLFEEIAVKRGFYSRELMGLIADHGSVHDMDEVPEDVRRAFVTAHDISPDWHIRMQAAFQKHCDNAVSKTVNFGSDATPDDVRHVYDLAHELGVKGVTIYRDGSKEGQVLTTGKSSGSGQVGEAGAVLPGELEPRERPSITQGRTEKIQTGCGNLYVTVNWDEYGMCEVFTQMGKSGGCAASQSEALSRMISVSLRAGVDPDALVKHLRGIRCPSPSWAEGGKVLSCADAVGIVMEHAIQFMNTGHAATAVSKNTDALDNLAGACPECGGSLEHESGCAVCRSCGFSKCA is encoded by the coding sequence ATGTCCGAGCCCGTTGAGGTCACCGGGTACTCCCGTGCCATTGACGAGATCTTGAGTCCGAACTCGCTCAAGGTCCTGCAGAAGCGCTACCTGAGCAAGAACGACGATGGCGAACCCCTCGAGTCGCCGAGCGACCTGTTCGCGCGTGTGGCAGAGAACATCGCATCGGCCGAACTCGTGTGGGGGGCGAGCGATGCCGAGGTGGCCGAGGTCGCGCGTGAGTTCTACGACCTCATGACCTCACTGGAGTTCCTCCCGAATTCGCCGACGCTCATGAATGCGGGCCGGGACCTTCAGCAGCTGTCCGCATGCTTCGTCTTGCCGGTGGAGGATTCGATGGAGTCGATCTTCGGTGCCGTGCGCGATACGGCGCTGATTCACAAGTCCGGGGGCGGGACGGGATTCTCGTTCTCGCGCTTGAGGCCAGCGGGTGACAGCGTCAAGTCGACCCAAGGCGTTTCCAGCGGCCCCGTGTCGTTCATGCGGGTATTCAATCAGGCGACGGAGGCTGTCAAGCAGGGTGGTACCCGCCGGGGCGCCAACATGGGCGTCTTGCGCATCGACCACCCCGATATCCTGAGCTTCATCAGCTGCAAGGCCGACGGTGATTTCGCCAACTTCAATATCTCGGTGGCTCTGACCGAGGAGTTCATGGGGGCCGTCGAGGCGGGTGCGTCCTACAGCCTCTACAACCCGCGGTCTCGTGAAGTCGCTGGCGAGCTCAGCGCCCCTGAAGTGTGGGACCTCATCATCGAGATGGCGTGGGCGACCGGTGATCCCGGCATCATCTTCATCGATCGCATCAACCGCGACAATCCTACGCCGCTGCTTGGAGAGATCGAGTCGACCAACCCCTGTGGCGAGCAGCCCTTGCTGCCCTATGAGGCCTGCAACCTCGGCTCCGTGAACCTGGGCAAGATGATCAGGCACACGGAGAACGGGGCGGACGTGGACTGGGATCACCTAGGCGACGTCGTTCATCGCGCGGTCCGTTTCCTCGACGACGTCATCGAGGTCAACAACTACCCCTTGCCCAGGATCGACGAACTCGCGCGCGGGAATCGCAAGATCGGCCTCGGCGTCATGGGTTGGGCAGACATGCTTATCAAGCTTGGGCTTGCCTATGACAGCGAGGAGGGCGTCGCACTCGGTCAGAAGGTCATGGGATTCATCGACGCGGAGGCCACCTCCGCCTCACGCAAGCTGGCGGATCAGCGCGGGTCGTTCCCGAACTTCAAGGGTTCGATCTACGACACCCCTGAGGGTGGCCCCATGCGCAACGCGACCGTCACCACCATCGCCCCGACCGGCACGCTGTCGATCATCGCCAACTGCTCGTCGGGTGTCGAGCCGCTGTTCGCCGTTTCCTATATACGCACGGTTATGGACAACGACCGGCTGGTCGAGGTCAATCCGCTCTTCGAGGAGATCGCCGTCAAGAGAGGCTTCTACTCGCGTGAGCTCATGGGTCTGATCGCTGACCATGGGTCGGTTCATGACATGGACGAAGTGCCTGAGGATGTGCGGCGCGCGTTCGTGACCGCCCACGATATCTCTCCGGACTGGCACATTCGCATGCAGGCTGCGTTTCAGAAGCACTGCGACAATGCAGTCTCCAAGACGGTCAACTTCGGCAGCGACGCGACGCCTGATGATGTGCGGCATGTCTATGACCTCGCGCACGAACTCGGCGTGAAGGGTGTCACGATCTACCGTGACGGTTCGAAGGAAGGTCAGGTCCTCACCACGGGCAAGTCGTCCGGATCGGGGCAGGTCGGCGAGGCGGGAGCCGTCCTTCCCGGCGAGCTGGAGCCTCGTGAGCGTCCGTCCATCACCCAAGGGCGCACTGAGAAGATCCAGACGGGTTGCGGGAACCTCTACGTGACCGTGAACTGGGACGAGTACGGCATGTGTGAGGTCTTCACTCAGATGGGCAAGTCCGGTGGGTGCGCCGCGTCCCAGTCGGAGGCCCTCTCACGCATGATCTCTGTCTCTCTACGGGCCGGCGTCGACCCCGACGCGCTTGTGAAGCACCTGAGAGGTATCCGTTGCCCGTCACCGTCATGGGCTGAAGGTGGCAAGGTGCTGTCGTGTGCCGATGCTGTCGGAATCGTGATGGAGCACGCCATCCAGTTCATGAACACCGGCCATGCGGCCACTGCTGTCTCGAAGAACACTGATGCACTTGACAACCTCGCGGGCGCTTGTCCGGAGTGCGGTGGTTCACTTGAGCACGAGAGCGGATGCGCGGTATGCCGGAGCTGCGGCTTCAGCAAGTGCGCCTGA
- a CDS encoding AzlC family ABC transporter permease produces the protein MRGVKLGTPIFLGYVPVGAAFGILASRLGFSIGETIACSATALAGAGQFIALSLLKGGSSALTTLFATTVVNLRYLLFSTTLSPHLRDVSSGRKAWLAFTLTDETFAVNIADLREGRATPASMAGVGFIAWAGWVLGTLLGSVGAEWIGDPTRWGVEFAMPAMFAALFVALADDARAVAAGLMAAAIALVLPFAQHLGIGLDPAWFVVIASMCAATLASVVFRER, from the coding sequence GTGCGAGGAGTCAAGCTGGGAACCCCCATCTTCCTCGGCTATGTGCCGGTGGGCGCCGCGTTCGGCATCCTGGCGAGCAGGCTGGGCTTCTCGATCGGAGAGACCATCGCGTGCTCGGCGACCGCGCTTGCCGGTGCCGGCCAGTTCATCGCCCTGTCCCTTCTCAAGGGCGGATCCTCGGCTCTTACCACGCTCTTCGCCACGACCGTGGTGAACCTGCGCTATCTGCTCTTCTCCACGACACTCTCGCCCCACCTGAGGGACGTCTCCTCCGGCCGGAAGGCATGGCTCGCCTTCACGCTCACCGACGAGACCTTCGCGGTCAACATCGCGGACCTGCGAGAGGGTCGCGCGACGCCGGCATCGATGGCGGGCGTCGGGTTCATCGCATGGGCAGGATGGGTCCTGGGAACGCTCCTCGGCTCTGTCGGAGCCGAGTGGATCGGTGACCCGACCCGCTGGGGCGTGGAGTTCGCGATGCCCGCGATGTTCGCCGCCCTCTTCGTTGCGCTCGCGGACGACGCGCGTGCCGTCGCAGCGGGACTGATGGCCGCCGCCATCGCCCTGGTACTGCCTTTCGCCCAGCACCTCGGCATCGGACTCGACCCCGCCTGGTTCGTCGTGATCGCCTCGATGTGCGCGGCCACCTTGGCATCGGTGGTGTTCCGTGAACGCTGA
- a CDS encoding NifU family protein has product MAITKESVQEALNLIRPALQADGGDVELVDVTDDGVVQVALQGACRGCPMSQLTLANGVERVLKEQIPGVVRVEAV; this is encoded by the coding sequence ATGGCGATTACCAAGGAGAGCGTTCAGGAGGCTTTGAACCTGATCAGGCCGGCACTTCAGGCGGACGGCGGAGATGTGGAGCTCGTCGATGTCACGGACGACGGCGTCGTCCAGGTCGCTTTGCAGGGCGCATGTCGCGGATGCCCCATGTCCCAGCTCACGCTGGCCAATGGCGTGGAGCGCGTGCTCAAGGAGCAGATCCCCGGGGTCGTCCGCGTCGAGGCCGTCTAG
- a CDS encoding DUF1015 domain-containing protein yields MARVRPFRGWRYSNRGQDLSRVTAPPYDVISPPMREQLLSMDPENVVALELPEGPLDPEVPGNRYVTGAATWDSWRARGVLAADKDPALYVLEQEFDSAGQLVRRRAIIAEVALEPFDAGVILPHERTLPKALGDRFELTRATRANLSQVFGLFEDPELATERVFGAISQTNPVAFSIDADNVKSTLWAIDDPAVAAWFGEFMADRSIFIADGHHRYTTALAYRDLKRSQGGSEHDPAYDYVMMALVNMDDPDLTVLPYHRMAQASGDFDAPSFVEGLKQHFDVSEIGPGHPDDVLNGPVRPAFLFTLGTDSPLQLAVLRADVDLDQAIPLERSSAWKSLDVAVVQELVLAPLLGIHPDQPETLDRIAFTKDPHAVLKAVGSGFDVGIVLRATELSQLREVSLAGETMPQKSTYFYPKLLSGLVLRSAE; encoded by the coding sequence ATGGCACGAGTTCGACCGTTCCGCGGATGGCGCTACAGCAACCGCGGCCAGGATCTGTCACGCGTCACGGCCCCGCCCTACGATGTCATCTCCCCCCCTATGCGAGAACAACTGCTCTCAATGGACCCCGAGAACGTCGTCGCTCTCGAACTTCCCGAAGGCCCCCTCGACCCCGAAGTGCCAGGCAATCGCTACGTGACCGGGGCAGCCACCTGGGACTCCTGGCGCGCCCGCGGAGTCCTGGCAGCTGACAAAGACCCGGCACTCTACGTCCTGGAGCAGGAGTTCGACAGCGCCGGCCAGCTGGTGCGCCGCCGGGCCATAATCGCCGAGGTCGCGCTCGAGCCGTTCGATGCAGGCGTGATACTCCCCCACGAGCGCACGCTTCCCAAAGCGCTCGGCGACCGCTTCGAGCTGACCCGCGCCACCCGCGCCAACCTGAGCCAGGTGTTCGGACTCTTCGAAGACCCTGAGCTGGCGACTGAGCGCGTCTTCGGCGCCATCTCACAGACGAATCCCGTGGCCTTCTCCATCGACGCCGACAATGTGAAGAGCACGCTGTGGGCCATCGACGACCCGGCCGTGGCGGCGTGGTTCGGCGAGTTCATGGCCGACCGAAGCATCTTCATCGCAGACGGCCATCACCGATACACCACCGCACTCGCCTATCGAGACCTTAAGCGCTCGCAGGGTGGCAGTGAGCACGACCCCGCGTACGACTACGTCATGATGGCGCTCGTCAACATGGACGATCCCGACCTCACCGTTCTCCCCTACCATCGCATGGCACAAGCGAGCGGCGATTTCGACGCGCCGAGCTTCGTCGAAGGCCTCAAGCAGCACTTCGATGTGAGCGAGATCGGCCCCGGGCACCCGGACGACGTGCTGAACGGCCCTGTGCGGCCTGCGTTCTTGTTCACGCTCGGGACAGATTCTCCCTTGCAGCTCGCCGTACTCCGCGCCGATGTCGACCTGGATCAGGCCATCCCGCTTGAGCGTTCGTCCGCCTGGAAGTCGCTTGACGTGGCCGTCGTGCAAGAGCTCGTACTCGCGCCACTCCTTGGTATCCACCCCGATCAACCCGAAACGCTCGATCGGATCGCCTTCACCAAGGATCCCCACGCGGTGCTCAAGGCCGTCGGCTCAGGGTTCGATGTCGGAATCGTGCTCAGGGCGACTGAGCTGTCGCAGCTCAGAGAGGTTTCGCTCGCCGGCGAGACGATGCCGCAGAAGAGCACCTACTTCTACCCGAAGCTGCTCTCCGGGCTGGTGCTGCGCTCGGCGGAGTGA
- the lgt gene encoding prolipoprotein diacylglyceryl transferase has product MPFASIAYPSMDPVALRLGPIAVHWYGLAYLVAFVGAALVVRWLARRWSLALSDDDLLTVVLASVLGVVLGGRIGYVLFYGGGSFLANPLSAFTIWNGGMSFHGGLAGILIASVFVSKRLGMPLLTLWDLGAVGAPIGFFLGRLANFVNGELWGRVSDVPWAMVFPGAGPLPRHPSQLYEAVLEGAALLVVMVVLARRLPPRPRGELIGWLLALYGAFRISVEFFREPDIQLGFVAGQWLTMGMVLSVPMVVAGVALVVWSRRRGLPQEGRRAGR; this is encoded by the coding sequence GTGCCGTTCGCATCCATCGCGTACCCGTCTATGGACCCGGTGGCGCTTCGCCTCGGGCCGATTGCCGTGCATTGGTACGGGCTTGCCTACCTTGTGGCGTTCGTTGGCGCTGCGCTGGTCGTGCGATGGCTGGCACGCAGGTGGAGTCTGGCGCTTTCCGATGACGACCTGTTGACCGTCGTTCTTGCCTCGGTACTCGGGGTCGTCTTGGGCGGGCGAATCGGTTACGTGCTCTTCTACGGAGGGGGCTCGTTTCTTGCGAACCCACTGTCCGCCTTCACCATCTGGAACGGCGGGATGTCGTTTCACGGCGGTTTGGCGGGCATTCTGATCGCGAGTGTCTTCGTCTCCAAGAGGCTCGGCATGCCGCTGCTCACCCTGTGGGATCTTGGGGCGGTGGGTGCGCCGATCGGCTTCTTCCTGGGCAGGCTCGCCAACTTCGTCAACGGCGAGCTGTGGGGAAGGGTCAGCGACGTACCGTGGGCGATGGTCTTTCCCGGCGCGGGCCCGCTGCCACGCCATCCCTCGCAGCTGTATGAGGCCGTGCTCGAGGGGGCGGCGCTTCTCGTCGTCATGGTGGTCCTGGCCAGGCGCCTGCCACCACGGCCCCGCGGAGAGTTGATAGGGTGGCTTCTTGCGCTGTACGGCGCGTTCCGCATCTCGGTGGAGTTCTTCCGCGAGCCAGACATCCAGCTTGGCTTCGTCGCCGGACAGTGGTTGACCATGGGCATGGTGCTCAGTGTCCCGATGGTCGTGGCGGGCGTGGCGTTGGTCGTCTGGTCGCGCCGGCGCGGGCTGCCGCAGGAGGGCCGCCGAGCCGGGCGGTAG
- a CDS encoding FAD-dependent monooxygenase has protein sequence MDTTNLPNSFDTVVVGAGPAGVMAALHAAERGSVLLTDASRLPRDKSCGGMLNEYTQGFLSEFGTLPPEMALEPNWVNFRYHDWDRGIRKPTALRFANVDRSSFDDWLVGLLPGNVTVIGNSQLTGFNEDSEGVRATLRTGGGNGDGDGVDRTVSCENLIGCDGPRSTVRRALGVGSVATYVTLQDFCTIEGEIEPYFDCIYMRHIGDSFAYAYVVPKGDVAIVGAVFYPKTKRPYEKHEEALQTLRQALPLGESVKREAWVALSVRHARDVVPGRGRVLLAGEAGGFMSPTSGEGISYALNTGRLAGIAVGRHDPARALGAYAEATSAIASNITRKLKWLPFMESRTGKYLAGFVPTPVVSHVTKGL, from the coding sequence ATGGATACGACCAACCTTCCCAACAGCTTTGATACCGTCGTTGTCGGCGCTGGCCCCGCAGGTGTCATGGCGGCACTGCATGCGGCTGAGCGCGGTAGCGTTCTCTTGACCGACGCATCCCGTCTGCCCCGAGACAAGAGTTGTGGCGGGATGCTGAACGAGTACACCCAGGGCTTCCTCTCAGAGTTCGGGACACTCCCCCCCGAGATGGCGCTTGAGCCCAACTGGGTCAACTTCCGCTACCACGACTGGGATCGTGGCATCCGCAAGCCCACGGCACTGCGATTCGCCAACGTCGACCGAAGCTCGTTCGACGATTGGTTGGTCGGGCTGCTTCCCGGAAACGTCACCGTCATCGGCAACTCGCAGCTCACCGGGTTCAACGAGGACTCCGAGGGTGTTCGCGCCACGCTACGCACCGGCGGCGGCAATGGCGACGGCGACGGCGTCGATCGCACCGTAAGCTGCGAGAACCTGATCGGCTGCGACGGTCCGCGTTCCACCGTGCGTCGCGCCTTGGGCGTCGGCAGCGTCGCGACCTACGTCACACTCCAAGACTTCTGCACCATCGAGGGCGAGATCGAACCGTACTTCGATTGCATCTACATGCGCCACATCGGCGACTCGTTCGCCTACGCGTACGTCGTTCCGAAGGGCGACGTCGCGATCGTGGGTGCGGTGTTCTACCCCAAAACCAAGAGGCCCTACGAGAAGCACGAAGAGGCGCTTCAGACGCTGCGCCAAGCTCTACCGCTCGGGGAGTCGGTCAAGCGCGAGGCATGGGTCGCGCTCTCAGTCCGCCATGCTCGGGACGTGGTGCCCGGGCGCGGCCGAGTGCTGCTGGCAGGCGAGGCGGGCGGGTTCATGTCGCCCACCAGCGGCGAGGGCATCTCCTACGCGCTCAATACCGGGCGTCTCGCCGGAATCGCAGTCGGCCGACACGACCCTGCCCGGGCGCTCGGAGCGTACGCCGAAGCCACGTCGGCGATCGCATCAAACATCACACGCAAGCTCAAGTGGCTCCCGTTCATGGAGTCGCGCACCGGTAAGTATCTCGCCGGATTCGTTCCCACCCCCGTGGTCTCACACGTGACCAAAGGGCTCTGA